The segment ATACATGTAAGCTTTAATCAGTCTTCCTTTTGGGTGGGTTAGTCATATACAATTAGGAGTTGTGGTCTGTGACCATGTACCTTTTGTAAATCTTAAAATGGATAACTGTGTCTGGTTGAACTAGTGAATCTGTTGCAGGTTCATGATGTGGATCGTCTGAATGCTGCTCAATATTAGTTCATTTTTCTTTGACAATAACTGGGAGATGGTGTGCCGTgcttaaatattttcatttatgtGACGAATGCAGCGGAGCAGTGAAAATCATGATTGATAAGGTAAAGTGCTGCTTGCTTGATGCGACTGTTAGTGGTGAGGTTAAACAGAAAACTGCTGGAAATGGCCGTTTGGTTTATACATGTGGCTTCATTATATGTTTTGAAACCTGTAACAATGTTTAGTATGTTTGTTGTTTGATCATGTGAGGGTCCTAAATCCTACTAGTAACTCAGTATTTGCTAGTGAAAGAAGTCAGGATATGCTGTTTTCTCCCCTTCTCATCTATGACCAAAAGACATTCTAGAGGcttattatagaaaaaaaaagtgtttcaaCAAGCATACCGCCAAAGATTTTCTGTAGTCAAGTGCGCTTAAACACCTTCCGGGACATTGAAGCAACAGCCCATAAAGCATCCTTCTGGACTCACTTGACAATGGGGGCCAGCCCATCGAACCAAGATTTCCATTGATTTGATTGGGTTACACGGGTGGTCCATACTCTTGGTCCCCTTCGTGCTCGCTTCAGCACTTAGCAAGTCCTTCCTGCTTAGTTGACAGAATGGAACTATCTTTAGCTGCAACCGTCGAGACAACACCGATTTCCAGTATGGGAAGAACATATCTCTCACTTCGTCTATGGCTGATCCTTTAGGTGGTTGCTTTCCCAGGATCTGTTTACATGAGAAAATTAGCAACTGAACGCGtaaacaaaattataaaaacactCAGATTTAAGTAGTGAGTATTCATTCTGTTGTTAACCAATAAGGCAACAGTTGATGGTTATGCATTATGTTATCAAATATTTCCATATCTTGTTAATTGATAGGGGTCAGTAGGAGCAAATTTGGAGGAACAATCTTGTTTTCATACTAATTTCATCAGCATGAATTAGACTcaacaaataaatttaattaCGTATCTCATTACCATTTTACTAACTTCGCCTATATCAGAAGATGACTTGTCCGCTTCAATAGTTTCCCCATAGCCCACTGTAATCAGCAATGAAATTGGTCATGAGACAGCTTATGAAATGGAAAGCATAGTTCCGAGGTTGGTGTACAGAGTCTGGTTGCACCCCCTTTTGCGCTGGATGCAGGTCATAAGCTTTCTGCAATGTTCCAAAGTTGTGCATTCACCACAGCAAATGACTTTGTAATGGGTGGACACGTAATAAAGTTTCACAGCTATTTTcctttctagtttattttaataACAAATAGGATCAACCAAAATGAAACACACCTCTTTGTGAATCTGACTTGCCAATCGACATCCCCCCACGATGTTGGTAGCTTCAAAACACAAATAAATCAACGCATAAATTATATGCACAAAAACATgaactgaatatatatataaagccaGTAGATGTCAAACCATTCAAGTTTTCCAGTGTCAATGCTTTCCCCAGAATGAGCAATGCCATTGCTTTTTAGAATTGATGAAACATGTTCAACAATTTCGTCATGGCGCACCTACATTTCACCAAGAAAATTGTTAAAACGTATCATTACAAAATGTTCAAGGATATTATTCCAAAACGAGAATTCAGATATCTACACttgcaggtggtggtggttgcaaGACACATAACAGCCTTCAATAACATCATCTCTCGAGACAAACAGTACAGACCAGCTGAAAGTCAACAATGGTGTTTTAAGCACTACATCTACACAAATACTAAGTGGTCAAGAGTTGAATCAGTAAGTCATTGATTTGGCATGCTGCCAATCTGCCATAGTCAACCAACTCTACTATTCCAAGCTTGGATTTATTTGCCATCCTTGCTCACCGCAAACAAGACAACACCAAAAAGCCCACTAGGGCCTTGTCAATAACATCTCATTTGGCTAGATGAACAAACAACCAAGTTGCCCAACTTATACTTTTTGTCTGGAACCAATGGCACATTACTTGACGACACTACAGTATAACAGCAGAAGAAAATTAAAACAGATCTTACACAACAGAACAGTGGTATGGCAGCACTATGCCGGCACACGTGTAAAGCAGAATATTGGCAGGTGAGAGTTGTTTTCGGTACCGTTGCACCTGCTACAAACCAGATCTCTTTTTTGGAATTGAAAGTATAACAGTCTAAACTATACAGATGCTCTATGGTAATCAACTCTAGAATATTGTGGTGTCACAATGTTATGTTCTACACTGTGGGGGTATAGATAGTTGCATGGAATTTGCAGTTTCATTGCCATGGACCCCAGCAGAGAATTTTTCACTTTTCCTACTACAAATCAAAAAGTAGTAAAGACAAACTATAGAAGGTTGCCTAATGATAAACAAATCTTAAGTGACACCAAAAGCCAAGGCCTTGTCTCTGCTAGGCTTGATGTGAGAAGGTGGAGGCTTAACGCTTAAACTATTATTCTCCTATGATAGGTACCATGTGAACATGTATCGTCACTGCCAACTAAGTTGTGGCGCCCCCATCGTCACCGTCGAGGATTCGCCATCGacgccctcctctctctcgcactCACTCCGTGACCCGACGCCGCcgactcctccctcctccctcatcGCGCCGAAACCCTAGACCCGCACCGCCCTCgaccgccgcccctccgccgtcgtcgcatccTGCCTCCTCCCCAAGGCCGGCGCCAACTATTCCCAAGGTTGGTGTACTCCCCTTCCTCTTGGTACTAGGTCTCTAAATCTGCATATTCACATGTTAATCTATTCCCTCTCCTCGGTTCAACGTCTATTGGTGAGTTAATCCATATTAACCTTGGTTGGGCACATATAGGAAGGCAGATACAGGCAGGCACACACATTGTCATCAACCGATGTAATTTGATTGTGACTGCATGCCCATAACATAATGCTTAACACAAGGACAGATTGAACATAAGCACAGCAACAGTAACTAAATACAATGGGTTctgaacttattttttttccctgaagaAAATGGGTTCGAAAGTCTGAactgagttaaaaaaaaagttcatttctTCTAGGACCACAGCATCAGGTTGATGCAGTTGGCTGAAGCCATTAGATCAGAAATTGATCAGGAAGGACTAATTCTGCTATTCAGCAAGACAAaagtcaaaactttacacccactGTCCCACTCGAATGAAATCTGAGGCTCGAAACATGATACAATAATCTTTTTGATAGAAACAGCATATACATTTGGTTGGCTCACTTGGCCCAAAGGGAATTTTTCAATGCATAAATGCTTATTTTTAGTATCGTGCCGATGTCTTCCATACTTCGATCTGTCGGAGTGGGAAATGAATGGTGCAGTGCAAGTTATCGAGGTGGTACATTACTGTTTAAGTTATCTAAACAGGATCGTACATATAAATACATGAGTTGAATATGTTTCACAGTGTAAATAATGGTAACATTGGGGAAAAGAGTATGCCATGAGTATTTAGCTTTTGTTATACTAACATGCTAATATCCATTGGCGCAAGTTATACTAATATCCATTGTTTTATCCTTTGTGTTCATGAAATTTATGGTCGTTTCTTAGGTGGATTTCGTGTCCAAAAATTCGCTGTGATTTGATTGACCTTTTTTATTCATCAGGAGTGCTGATAACATAACTTGTATGGCTTTCATATACAATAGCAGGGAGTTGAAGGAGTTGTAGTTGTACCAATTTCTCTCCGTTATTTCCCAGCCGATCCCCATCACCCATGACCATGTTGCCCGCCTATCCTCCGTCGCTGCCTCCACGAGTCGCCTCACGTCTATCTCCTCCGCACAACCATCAATCCCGCGTCGATCTCCTCCGCGTCCCCCTTCTGCGAGCCCCGGCCACCAACGACGGCGCCCTCTGCTGCGGCAACCTCCTCCTCAGCCGGTGGTAAGTAacattgtaaaaaaattttcatgttATGATTTCTTCCATACCCCTCCCCCCCATTTGTTTATAATGGAGTTTATAGTACATCTATAAAGCGACGTTTATTTGTTTATTGTGGATGAAAATTTAGTGGATCAAACACATTAGTCTGGGGTTAGTTTACAATTTCTAATGTTAGTTTGCAAACTCCATATCCCAAAAAGTATTGTCatgaaaaaatattgaatttataCATGATTATGCTTTTCATATGGTTAGTGAAAAATGCGAGTCAGGGATTTAGTAAGAAATGCTGGAGCCCTCATTGTTCCTCTGCTCAAATTGACCAAATAGTACTGTCCACCTCGAACTACGTAGATTCTACTCTTCATATGCCTACTCTTTTCTGATCATTTGTACTGAGTCAAATAAATTTGATATGTAGCTTTGGTGTCCTTAAATGGCATGATTGTTTTATAAAGACCCTGTGATTTTATAAAGACCATGTTTCCTTTGTATGGACCTATGGGTAACTGCAAACAAACTTATTCAGTAGGTACTGAacttaagtactccctccgtcctaaaatgtagctatttctagcacagtgtcttgttccaaaatgaagctatttcttcacctacctcctcctctcaaccaatcacaaccattcttcttcacctactttctcttttcaaccaatcacacacttcctccaatcattctcacctactttcttaatacccgtgccaacctcaaaaatggctttattttggaacggaggaagtatttcttttatttttagtcCATGCAGGACAGGATTTAAAAGAGATTGCTGGTTTATTTACAGCTTGtgcatttctaaatatttgcaATCATTAATGtattatttgaattttgtaGCACACTATCAAGTAGAACACAAACTGAAAGGCCATAAGTCCTGTGATTTCTGCAACACCAGGATTATATCCACATTTGTTCTCAATATTAGTTCAGACAAATGAAAAAGCTGCTAATATATCAATG is part of the Oryza glaberrima chromosome 12, OglaRS2, whole genome shotgun sequence genome and harbors:
- the LOC127757324 gene encoding uncharacterized protein LOC127757324, which produces MSIGKSDSQRVGYGETIEADKSSSDIGEILGKQPPKGSAIDEVRDMFFPYWKSVLSRRLQLKIVPFCQLSRKDLLSAEASTKGTKSMDHPCNPIKSMEILVRWAGPHCQVSPEGCFMGCCFNVPEGV